In a single window of the Serratia quinivorans genome:
- a CDS encoding Transcriptional regulatory protein, C terminal, with protein MKFIINKRIIFHEDKSTIELLDDTIEPVMLTATLCRVLSLLVKNNDLLLTREFILSSAWDEYGKSSTHSNLNNYISMIRKIFNSFGESDIIITVPRQGFMFSAGEVNTVDGETIQGSVSSDSLAAVVERKWHSAHLIALALMAAAIVMIAAYPLFNKYNSAKMSEIGRVENCKVEVLTAAHYVKHADDELAKVKPLIEKLKFNCAVPATIYYFNSKMLVSHTGMNNAVSFLSYCPTSSVRGVEAQCENVHEIVDQK; from the coding sequence ATGAAATTTATAATTAATAAAAGAATCATCTTTCATGAAGACAAATCTACGATAGAGTTACTGGATGATACTATCGAACCCGTTATGCTCACTGCTACCCTTTGCAGGGTCTTATCTTTGTTGGTTAAGAATAATGATTTGCTGCTGACACGGGAGTTCATTTTATCGAGTGCTTGGGATGAGTATGGCAAGTCGTCTACGCACAGTAACCTGAATAACTATATCTCAATGATCAGGAAGATATTCAACTCATTTGGGGAGAGTGACATTATTATCACTGTACCTCGGCAAGGGTTTATGTTTTCTGCCGGAGAGGTTAATACTGTTGATGGTGAAACCATACAGGGCTCAGTCAGCAGTGACTCGCTTGCTGCTGTGGTGGAAAGAAAGTGGCATTCTGCTCACCTCATTGCGCTTGCGTTAATGGCTGCAGCGATTGTGATGATTGCAGCTTATCCTTTGTTCAATAAATATAATTCTGCAAAAATGAGTGAAATTGGCCGGGTCGAAAACTGTAAGGTAGAGGTTTTGACTGCTGCTCATTACGTCAAACATGCTGATGATGAACTGGCAAAAGTAAAACCCCTGATCGAAAAGTTAAAATTTAACTGTGCTGTCCCAGCAACCATTTATTATTTTAATAGCAAAATGCTGGTTAGCCATACAGGCATGAATAATGCTGTATCTTTTCTGTCTTACTGCCCCACGTCAAGTGTAAGGGGAGTTGAAGCCCAATGTGAGAATGTTCATGAAATTGTCGATCAAAAATAA
- a CDS encoding DNA-binding transcriptional activator CadC, producing the protein MIFVINKTIKYNEYEGTLENIDDPGNTILLVKPACRLLSIFVRNNDMLIKRKQLLDEVWEDYGLKATDSNLNNYISGLRRSLAKFDEEELIITYPRQGFKFIAKKIVRQEANAILSETDSVVELEKKESIRPDGPKEGQRRAYSWLKKTALQKMAVITVILLLPFFLSMAYKQIPISNITNLGQYKNCDIYSIKYNGMQPKEIEHVISNRYSCEDKANVYYYFNIKEKSVSSHASLIAYCPLDVTTSCEISYIKS; encoded by the coding sequence ATGATTTTCGTTATAAACAAGACGATTAAATACAATGAATATGAAGGAACGCTGGAAAACATTGACGATCCAGGTAACACAATCTTGCTAGTCAAGCCTGCATGTAGGCTTTTGTCTATCTTCGTAAGAAATAATGATATGCTCATTAAACGCAAACAACTGCTTGATGAAGTATGGGAGGACTATGGACTTAAAGCGACAGACAGTAACCTGAACAATTATATCTCTGGTTTGAGAAGGTCATTAGCAAAGTTTGATGAGGAAGAACTTATAATCACCTACCCAAGGCAGGGGTTTAAATTCATCGCAAAAAAGATTGTCAGGCAGGAAGCCAATGCCATACTGTCAGAAACAGACAGCGTGGTTGAGCTAGAGAAAAAGGAGAGTATTAGGCCTGATGGCCCTAAAGAGGGGCAAAGACGAGCTTATTCCTGGCTAAAAAAAACTGCATTACAGAAAATGGCTGTCATTACAGTTATATTGCTGCTACCGTTTTTTTTAAGCATGGCCTACAAGCAGATTCCGATCAGTAACATTACCAATCTGGGCCAATACAAGAATTGTGATATCTACTCAATCAAGTACAACGGCATGCAGCCAAAAGAGATTGAGCATGTTATCTCCAATCGTTACAGCTGCGAGGATAAAGCTAACGTTTACTACTACTTCAATATTAAGGAAAAGAGCGTATCCTCCCATGCTTCATTGATCGCCTACTGCCCATTAGATGTCACCACCTCATGCGAGATTAGCTATATCAAAAGTTAG
- the smfA_3 gene encoding Fimbria A protein precursor gives MKLNKIMMAAVLAFGATSMMAQAAVKNQGSGTVTFKGAIIDAPCSITPETEDQTVSLGQISNVALKDGGQSTPKNFQIKLENCELSAGSGTPVVGKNNAVSITFSGASSVDDNNLLGITGTAKGAGIAITDGSGKLIELGKASSAQTLQNGNNTLSFAAYLQGSKASGAVVTPGEFQSVADFTLAYQ, from the coding sequence ATGAAACTGAATAAAATCATGATGGCGGCAGTACTGGCTTTTGGTGCAACTTCAATGATGGCGCAGGCTGCAGTTAAAAATCAGGGCAGCGGCACCGTAACTTTTAAAGGCGCAATTATCGATGCTCCTTGCTCTATTACCCCGGAAACTGAAGATCAGACCGTAAGCCTGGGGCAAATTTCTAACGTGGCACTGAAAGATGGCGGCCAATCTACGCCGAAAAACTTCCAGATCAAACTGGAAAACTGTGAATTAAGCGCTGGCTCAGGTACGCCGGTGGTGGGCAAAAACAATGCGGTATCCATTACCTTTAGCGGTGCATCCTCTGTTGATGACAATAACCTGCTGGGTATTACCGGCACAGCTAAAGGTGCAGGCATCGCTATTACCGACGGTTCTGGCAAGCTGATCGAGCTGGGTAAAGCATCAAGCGCGCAGACTCTGCAAAATGGCAACAACACCCTGAGCTTCGCCGCTTACCTGCAGGGCAGCAAAGCCTCTGGCGCAGTAGTGACTCCGGGCGAATTCCAGTCCGTGGCCGACTTCACCCTCGCTTACCAGTAA
- the papH_3 gene encoding PAP fimbrial minor pilin protein precursor, giving the protein MVHFRGKVMPPCILTLFLFTSSAQAVQQTQGWGRVNMQGAIIDTACAIAAGSREQVIDMETVPVADIIRDGHGMIKPFSIELINCVLTRSNNKLPNWKHFQVTFDGETDGTSFGVQGEAKGVALQIADGQGNIATPGKPLPLGDISLGSMQLNYAMRLVSNSQSLRAGVYSSAVRFKLDYY; this is encoded by the coding sequence ATGGTTCACTTTCGTGGGAAAGTAATGCCCCCTTGCATATTGACTCTGTTTTTATTTACCAGCAGTGCTCAGGCCGTACAGCAGACTCAGGGCTGGGGACGGGTCAATATGCAAGGGGCCATTATTGATACCGCCTGCGCTATTGCCGCTGGCAGTCGTGAACAGGTGATTGATATGGAGACGGTCCCGGTCGCCGATATTATTCGGGATGGACATGGGATGATCAAACCTTTCTCCATTGAGTTAATCAATTGCGTATTAACCCGGTCCAATAACAAATTACCGAATTGGAAACATTTTCAGGTGACCTTTGATGGTGAAACGGACGGCACATCATTTGGTGTGCAGGGTGAAGCAAAGGGCGTTGCGTTGCAAATTGCCGATGGACAGGGAAATATTGCCACACCAGGGAAGCCCTTGCCGCTCGGTGATATTTCATTAGGGAGCATGCAACTGAATTATGCCATGCGGCTGGTAAGCAATAGCCAGTCATTGCGGGCCGGAGTCTATTCTTCCGCTGTGCGTTTCAAACTGGATTATTACTGA
- the papC_3 gene encoding Outer membrane usher protein papC precursor, which translates to MVFIPARTRFRIRLLRVCICLAMGFSAQLTYADDGIQFNTDVLDVNDRKNIDLSQFSRSGYMMPGRYSLMVHINKNELPEQNISFYPPDDDPKGSQACLSPTLVDQLGLKGEAQKALTWWHQDECLDISSLKGMEARGDLATAALYLSIPQAYLEYASADWDPPSRWDEGIPGLLFDYNLNGQTQYQQRDGSQSHSLSGNGVAGANLGAWRLRADWQGQLNRQTGRGQGTDQQLDWSRYYAYRALPALRSRLTLGEDYLNSGMFDSFRFSGASLVSDDNMLPPNLRGYAPEVAGVAKTNAKVTISQQGRVIYETQVAAGPFRIQDINDAVSGELEVRVEEQDGSVQAFKMNTASIPYLTRPGSVRYKFAAGRPSDWQHHTDGPLFGTGEFSWGVSNGWSLYGGVLSGGDYNAASLGIGRDLMALGALSFDATQSRARLPQQDGTLSGGSYRLSYSKSFDELDSQVTFAGYRFSEQDFMSMSEYLDARHEGRRMGNNKEMYTITFSKQFRDAGVSLYLNYDHQTYWDRPVNDRYNLMMSRYFDIGRFKNLSLSLSGYRNKYNGSNDDGMYLSLTMPWGSGANISYNTAVNRNDTTHRVGYYDRVDEHNNYQLSVGSSRGGANLSGYYNHEGDLAQMSANASYQEGSYSALGFSAQGGATLTTQGGALHRIGMPGATRLLLDTGGVAGVPVRGYGSTSDTNRFGKAVVTDVSNYYRNQASIDLNKLGDNAEATKSVVQATLTEGAIGYRKFDVIAGEKAMAVITLADGSTPPFGATVLNASKQETGIVNDGGSVYLSGIRAGDRMTVHWSGAAQCAINLPKVLPESTLSNLLLPCQTLPADESDAT; encoded by the coding sequence ATGGTGTTTATTCCTGCAAGGACGCGGTTTCGTATTCGGCTGTTGAGGGTCTGTATTTGTCTGGCGATGGGGTTTTCCGCGCAGCTGACTTATGCCGATGACGGTATTCAGTTTAATACCGACGTGCTGGATGTGAATGACCGGAAAAATATCGATCTGAGCCAGTTTTCCCGCAGTGGCTACATGATGCCGGGCCGTTATAGCCTGATGGTACATATTAATAAAAATGAGCTGCCGGAACAGAACATCTCTTTCTATCCGCCGGACGATGACCCGAAAGGCAGCCAAGCCTGTCTGTCACCGACCCTGGTGGATCAACTGGGGCTGAAGGGAGAGGCGCAGAAAGCGCTGACCTGGTGGCACCAGGACGAATGTCTGGATATCTCCAGTTTGAAGGGGATGGAAGCCCGTGGCGATCTGGCCACTGCGGCACTGTACCTGAGCATTCCCCAGGCTTATCTGGAGTACGCCTCGGCGGACTGGGACCCGCCTTCGCGTTGGGATGAAGGTATTCCCGGGCTGTTGTTTGACTACAACCTTAATGGCCAGACTCAGTACCAGCAGCGGGATGGTTCGCAGAGCCATAGCTTGAGCGGCAACGGCGTAGCCGGCGCCAACCTGGGTGCCTGGCGGCTGCGCGCCGACTGGCAGGGGCAGCTAAACCGCCAGACTGGTCGCGGGCAGGGTACCGACCAGCAGTTGGACTGGAGCCGCTATTACGCCTACCGGGCGCTGCCGGCACTGCGTTCGCGGCTGACGCTGGGGGAGGATTACCTCAACTCCGGCATGTTCGACAGCTTCCGCTTCAGCGGCGCTAGCCTGGTGTCGGACGACAACATGCTGCCGCCGAACCTGCGTGGCTATGCGCCGGAGGTTGCAGGTGTGGCGAAGACTAATGCCAAGGTGACCATCAGCCAGCAGGGCCGGGTAATTTACGAAACCCAGGTGGCAGCAGGACCGTTCCGCATTCAGGACATCAACGATGCGGTGTCCGGCGAACTGGAGGTGCGGGTGGAAGAACAGGACGGCAGCGTGCAGGCATTCAAGATGAACACCGCCAGCATTCCGTACCTGACCCGGCCGGGCTCAGTGCGCTACAAGTTTGCCGCAGGGCGTCCGTCGGACTGGCAGCATCATACTGACGGCCCGTTGTTCGGCACCGGAGAGTTTTCCTGGGGGGTGAGCAACGGGTGGTCACTGTACGGCGGTGTGCTGAGCGGTGGCGATTATAACGCGGCGTCGTTGGGTATCGGCCGCGACCTGATGGCGCTGGGAGCGTTGTCGTTTGACGCCACCCAGTCGCGGGCGCGTTTGCCGCAGCAGGACGGCACGCTGAGCGGCGGCTCATACCGCCTGAGCTATTCGAAGAGCTTTGACGAGTTGGACAGCCAGGTGACCTTCGCCGGTTACCGCTTCTCGGAACAAGACTTTATGAGCATGAGCGAGTACCTGGATGCACGCCATGAGGGCCGCCGGATGGGCAATAACAAGGAGATGTACACCATCACCTTTAGCAAGCAGTTCCGCGATGCCGGGGTCAGTTTATATCTGAACTACGACCACCAGACCTACTGGGACCGGCCGGTGAATGACCGCTATAACCTGATGATGTCGCGTTACTTCGACATCGGCCGGTTCAAGAACCTGAGCCTGTCGCTGTCCGGTTACCGTAACAAATACAACGGCAGCAACGACGACGGTATGTACCTGTCGTTGACGATGCCGTGGGGCAGCGGTGCCAACATCAGCTACAACACCGCGGTGAACCGTAACGACACCACTCATCGGGTGGGATATTACGACCGGGTTGACGAACACAACAACTACCAGCTGAGCGTGGGCAGTTCGCGCGGCGGCGCCAATCTGAGCGGTTATTACAACCACGAGGGTGATCTTGCTCAGATGAGCGCCAACGCCAGCTACCAGGAAGGCAGTTACAGTGCGCTGGGCTTCTCTGCTCAGGGCGGCGCGACGTTGACGACTCAAGGCGGCGCACTGCACCGCATCGGCATGCCGGGTGCGACTCGCCTGCTGCTGGACACCGGCGGCGTGGCCGGGGTGCCGGTGCGTGGCTACGGCAGCACCAGCGACACCAACAGGTTCGGCAAGGCGGTGGTGACGGACGTGAGCAACTACTACCGCAACCAGGCCAGCATTGATCTGAACAAGCTGGGCGATAACGCCGAGGCCACCAAATCGGTGGTGCAGGCCACCCTGACCGAGGGCGCGATCGGTTACCGCAAATTTGACGTGATCGCCGGGGAAAAGGCGATGGCGGTGATCACCCTGGCAGATGGCAGTACGCCGCCGTTCGGCGCCACGGTGCTGAACGCCAGCAAACAAGAAACAGGGATAGTGAACGACGGCGGTAGCGTTTATCTGAGCGGCATTCGGGCCGGTGACCGTATGACGGTGCACTGGAGCGGTGCGGCGCAGTGCGCCATCAACCTGCCGAAAGTGCTGCCGGAAAGTACGCTGAGCAACCTGCTGTTGCCGTGCCAGACGCTGCCGGCGGATGAGTCAGACGCAACCTAA
- the papD_3 gene encoding Chaperone protein papD precursor — MKTHFVINKQCLTTATLLGALLAPQAQAAIALDRTRVIFDGGQNSVSLNISNQNKQLPYLAQAWLEDEQGTKIQSPLVVLPPVQRVEPGKPSQVKIQALPAAKQLPQDRETLYYFNLREIPPKSDKPNTLQIALQTRIKLFYRPAAIAPQQNAAPWQEKLTLSKQGDKYQVNNPTPYYITIVDASSKKGAEGVKGFEPLMVPPKGNISLGVSATALGSSPVLTYINDYGGRPPLTFNCSGGSCQVVPEKDKS; from the coding sequence ATGAAAACGCATTTTGTCATCAACAAACAGTGCCTGACCACCGCCACCCTGCTGGGCGCATTGTTGGCCCCGCAGGCGCAGGCAGCGATAGCGCTGGACCGCACTCGGGTGATTTTTGACGGCGGCCAGAACTCGGTCAGCCTGAACATCAGCAACCAGAACAAACAGCTGCCGTACCTGGCGCAGGCTTGGCTGGAAGACGAGCAGGGCACCAAAATTCAGAGTCCGCTGGTGGTGCTGCCACCGGTACAGCGCGTTGAGCCGGGCAAGCCGAGCCAGGTGAAAATCCAGGCGCTGCCGGCGGCCAAACAGCTGCCGCAGGACCGCGAGACGCTGTACTACTTCAACCTGCGGGAAATCCCGCCGAAGAGCGACAAGCCGAACACCCTGCAGATAGCGTTGCAGACGCGCATCAAGCTGTTCTACCGCCCGGCGGCGATCGCACCGCAGCAGAACGCAGCGCCCTGGCAGGAGAAGCTGACGCTGAGCAAGCAGGGCGACAAGTACCAGGTAAATAACCCGACGCCGTATTACATCACGATAGTCGATGCCAGCAGCAAGAAAGGCGCGGAAGGGGTGAAGGGGTTTGAGCCGCTGATGGTGCCGCCAAAGGGCAATATATCGCTGGGCGTCAGCGCCACCGCGCTCGGTAGTAGCCCGGTGCTGACCTACATCAACGACTACGGCGGCCGTCCGCCGCTGACCTTTAACTGCAGCGGCGGCAGTTGTCAGGTGGTGCCGGAGAAAGACAAGTCATAA
- the smfA_4 gene encoding Fimbria A protein precursor, with amino-acid sequence MQRISKKWSQHLPGYRDWQYYGTLGALALMAPITLGTLLLLLPNAHGQAVDNWYTDGANGVLQVRGALTESACRLEMSSARQDIQLGETGTGRLQNVGDRGTPVGFELRLQDCLRSPAGSRDSRTGALTWAAQQPAVTVSFSAPADVNNPQLVKVQGVSGLALRMTDPLGQDVRLGSRGQPLLLTPGQNTLAYHVAPERTRTPLVAGAYSASVDFRLSYD; translated from the coding sequence ATGCAACGAATAAGCAAAAAATGGAGTCAACACCTGCCGGGTTACCGCGACTGGCAGTACTACGGCACCCTGGGTGCATTGGCGCTGATGGCCCCGATCACACTTGGCACGCTGCTGCTGTTGCTGCCGAATGCTCACGGGCAGGCGGTGGATAATTGGTATACCGACGGCGCTAACGGCGTGCTGCAGGTACGCGGTGCATTGACCGAGAGCGCCTGTCGGCTGGAGATGAGCAGTGCGCGCCAGGATATTCAACTGGGCGAGACCGGCACCGGCCGGCTGCAAAACGTTGGTGACCGGGGCACGCCGGTGGGTTTTGAACTGCGTTTGCAGGATTGTCTGCGCAGCCCGGCGGGCAGCCGCGACAGCCGCACCGGTGCGCTGACCTGGGCGGCGCAGCAGCCGGCGGTGACGGTAAGCTTCAGCGCCCCGGCGGACGTTAACAATCCGCAACTGGTGAAGGTGCAGGGCGTCTCCGGGCTGGCATTGCGAATGACCGATCCGTTGGGGCAGGATGTGCGGCTGGGTAGCCGCGGACAACCGCTGCTGCTGACGCCGGGGCAGAACACGCTGGCGTACCATGTGGCGCCGGAACGCACCCGCACGCCGCTGGTGGCGGGCGCTTATTCGGCTTCGGTAGATTTTCGGTTGAGTTATGACTGA
- a CDS encoding putative minor fimbrial subunit StfF, whose protein sequence is MDKMKYSILDFCIIFAAVCFFAAFSMGSRAATPINISGTIMAPPPCVINGEKTIMVDFGENVVISRIDGSNYLTTIKYTLECKEQTKNAMKLMIAGTAAGFNSDLIQTFRTDLGIALKQNGQPLRVNQWMNFNYPEQPVLQAVPVKKPGADLPTGGFFAGATLKVDYQ, encoded by the coding sequence ATGGATAAGATGAAATATTCTATTCTTGATTTTTGTATTATTTTCGCGGCCGTTTGCTTTTTCGCCGCGTTCAGTATGGGTAGCCGTGCTGCTACGCCCATCAATATTTCTGGCACTATTATGGCGCCACCGCCCTGCGTAATTAACGGCGAAAAAACCATTATGGTGGATTTTGGTGAAAATGTGGTGATTTCACGCATTGATGGCAGTAATTACCTGACAACCATCAAGTACACGCTCGAGTGCAAAGAGCAGACAAAAAATGCCATGAAGCTGATGATTGCCGGTACCGCAGCGGGATTTAACAGTGATCTTATACAGACTTTTCGAACAGATCTGGGAATTGCGCTGAAACAAAATGGCCAGCCGCTCCGGGTCAACCAGTGGATGAATTTTAATTACCCGGAACAACCCGTATTGCAGGCGGTACCGGTGAAAAAACCTGGCGCGGATCTGCCGACGGGCGGATTTTTCGCCGGAGCGACCTTAAAGGTGGACTATCAGTGA